Proteins from a single region of Crassaminicella profunda:
- the dcuC gene encoding C4-dicarboxylate transporter DcuC: MLGILFALIVTLFVGRLVLKDYKPQAVLMFGGMVLMVLAIVFKLGVILPEDQSTGLVWFDIFQFMKNTFSKTSAGLGLIIMAVGGFAKYMSTIGASQALVKLTIKPLRKMNAPYVVLAVGYMVGQLLNVFIPSASGLGVLLMVTIYPILISLGVSPLAATAMIGTTACLDLGPASGNANLAATTAGIDVSIYFVKYQLPVAIATILTISILHYIVQKRFDQKAGYGPGSIQNTETAATKETEIDVPKIYAILPMIPLVLILIFSKLLVKSVKMHVITAMFISLFISMVFEYIRYRDAKKVFASLQHYFDGMGTQFARVVTLVIAGQTFAQGLKSIGAINTVIASSQSAGFGAGVMIVIMTAIIAVAAILMGSGNAPFFAFAALAPEVATKLSIPAVAMLLPMQLAAGISRSVSPITGVIVAVSGISNVSPVDVVKRTAIPMAGALLVTVIANFILF, translated from the coding sequence ATGTTAGGAATTTTATTTGCCCTTATTGTTACTTTATTTGTTGGACGATTAGTCCTGAAGGATTATAAACCTCAAGCTGTTTTAATGTTTGGTGGAATGGTTTTGATGGTATTAGCTATTGTGTTCAAACTCGGTGTAATTTTACCAGAGGATCAATCAACAGGATTAGTTTGGTTTGACATTTTTCAATTTATGAAAAATACCTTTAGCAAAACTTCAGCAGGACTTGGTTTGATTATCATGGCTGTTGGTGGATTTGCAAAATATATGAGTACCATTGGTGCTAGTCAAGCTTTAGTTAAATTAACGATTAAACCTTTACGTAAGATGAATGCACCTTATGTAGTTTTAGCTGTTGGTTATATGGTAGGACAATTATTAAATGTATTTATCCCTAGTGCATCAGGACTTGGTGTTTTGTTGATGGTAACCATATATCCAATTCTTATAAGTTTAGGGGTAAGTCCTTTAGCAGCAACTGCAATGATTGGTACTACGGCATGTTTAGATTTAGGACCTGCTTCTGGAAATGCAAATCTTGCTGCTACAACAGCAGGAATTGATGTATCTATCTATTTTGTAAAATATCAGTTGCCAGTGGCAATTGCGACAATATTGACTATTTCAATACTACATTATATTGTGCAAAAAAGATTTGATCAAAAGGCTGGATATGGACCAGGAAGTATTCAAAATACAGAAACAGCTGCTACGAAAGAAACGGAAATAGATGTACCAAAAATTTATGCTATCTTACCTATGATTCCATTAGTACTTATTTTGATTTTTAGTAAGCTTTTAGTAAAAAGCGTGAAAATGCATGTAATTACAGCTATGTTTATCTCTTTATTTATTAGTATGGTCTTTGAATATATTAGATATAGAGATGCCAAAAAAGTTTTTGCAAGTCTTCAGCATTATTTTGATGGCATGGGAACTCAATTTGCAAGGGTTGTAACATTAGTGATTGCAGGTCAGACTTTTGCTCAAGGATTAAAATCTATAGGAGCTATTAATACAGTAATAGCGTCTTCACAATCTGCTGGATTTGGAGCAGGAGTTATGATTGTTATTATGACGGCAATTATTGCAGTAGCAGCTATTCTTATGGGATCAGGAAATGCTCCTTTCTTTGCGTTTGCTGCATTAGCACCAGAAGTGGCAACAAAATTATCTATTCCAGCTGTAGCAATGCTTTTACCTATGCAACTTGCTGCTGGAATTTCAAGAAGTGTATCTCCTATTACTGGAGTAATTGTAGCCGTTTCAGGTATTTCAAATGTTTCTCCTGTTGACGTAGTAAAAAGAACAGCTATTCCAATGGCAGGGGCACTCCTTGTAACAGTAATTGCAAATTTTATTTTATTTTAA
- a CDS encoding M20 family metallopeptidase: protein MNAYKLDLNEYLKNLESLVNQDSGSKDPEGISKIALFMGDLYTKMGWLVKVNKFHEDAGPCLEIRNNHEDGIDLLLIGHMDTVFPKGTVKERPFTIKGDRAFGPGVVDMKSGLLSMYYALKSLNLNELEKAPSICVALNSDEEISSRFSRKWIESLARKSKYAFVLEPARKNGALVKERKGILKYNIEFTGVAAHAGVNPQDGISAITELGHWITKLNECNNFEAGTTLNVGVVSGGSAPNVVAEKANAVVDVRFKCEDELRKVERTVENLRKTPKLEGMKVDVTKLGFRPPLNPSEETKALYKMVDGIAEDLGMDIEWVATGGGSDANFTAALGVPTVDALGPIGGGAHGVDEYLEIPSIEPRLELLRRLIIKLLNIGEN from the coding sequence ATGAACGCATATAAACTTGATTTAAATGAATACTTAAAAAATCTAGAGTCTTTGGTAAATCAAGATAGTGGCAGTAAGGATCCAGAAGGAATTAGTAAAATAGCTCTTTTCATGGGAGATTTATATACAAAGATGGGGTGGCTTGTAAAGGTAAATAAATTTCATGAGGATGCAGGACCTTGCTTAGAAATAAGAAATAATCATGAAGATGGTATTGATTTACTATTGATAGGTCATATGGATACGGTTTTTCCTAAAGGTACAGTTAAAGAAAGACCCTTCACCATAAAAGGAGATCGAGCTTTTGGACCAGGGGTTGTAGATATGAAATCAGGACTATTATCTATGTATTATGCATTGAAATCATTAAATTTAAATGAATTAGAGAAAGCACCCTCTATTTGTGTGGCACTCAATAGTGATGAAGAAATTAGCTCAAGATTCTCTAGAAAATGGATAGAGTCTCTTGCAAGAAAAAGTAAATATGCTTTTGTGTTAGAACCTGCAAGAAAAAATGGTGCTTTGGTAAAAGAAAGAAAAGGAATTCTAAAATACAATATTGAATTTACAGGGGTTGCAGCACATGCGGGGGTGAATCCTCAAGATGGAATCAGTGCTATTACAGAGCTAGGACACTGGATTACGAAGCTTAATGAATGTAATAATTTTGAAGCAGGAACTACCTTAAATGTAGGTGTTGTCTCAGGTGGAAGTGCACCGAATGTTGTAGCGGAAAAGGCTAATGCAGTTGTGGATGTAAGATTTAAATGTGAAGATGAGCTAAGGAAGGTAGAAAGAACTGTAGAAAATTTAAGGAAAACACCAAAGCTAGAAGGAATGAAGGTGGATGTAACAAAACTTGGATTCCGTCCTCCGCTAAATCCATCAGAAGAAACAAAAGCATTGTATAAAATGGTAGATGGTATTGCAGAGGATTTAGGGATGGATATAGAATGGGTAGCTACAGGAGGCGGTTCAGATGCTAATTTTACAGCTGCTTTAGGGGTGCCTACTGTAGACGCTTTAGGACCTATAGGGGGAGGAGCCCATGGCGTTGATGAATATCTTGAAATTCCTTCTATTGAACCTAGACTAGAGTTATTAAGAAGGTTGATCATAAAACTTCTAAATATAGGGGAGAATTAG
- a CDS encoding CapA family protein, translating into MYHLLKKGLLMFMLLILTTSLSFAEENIATFNKQAQKLENIYYKNLPVPMFLSAEALHYTKNATIQLASVGDIMCHNTQYIAARKNGTYDFSSSFAPIKPYIASADLAIGNLETTFSGAKKKYSNYPAFNTPEQLGLTLKNIGFDILSTANNHSLDKRNYGILHTLDELDKLGIKHTGTFRNKQERDTLLIENMKDIKIAFMSYTYGTNGIPIPKENPFAINLINKEKILEDIQKAKNENVDCMVFSLHLGQEYKRKQNKYQEELVDFLFKNGVDIVLGGHPHVIQPAKIKEVTTIDGEKKKCFVIYSQGNFFADQKKKYTYSGLITLIDITKNFETHKTEIAHISFVPTWVDKSRTKKGLDFRILPVEEAIADYEQKKDPMLNSRDYKRLKEVLVETKAQIF; encoded by the coding sequence ATGTATCATTTATTAAAAAAAGGATTGCTTATGTTTATGCTATTGATCCTTACAACCTCTTTATCTTTTGCAGAGGAAAATATTGCAACCTTTAACAAGCAAGCACAAAAACTAGAAAATATCTATTATAAAAATCTACCTGTTCCCATGTTTCTTTCAGCTGAAGCCCTTCATTATACAAAAAACGCCACTATTCAATTGGCTTCAGTAGGAGATATTATGTGCCATAATACGCAATACATTGCCGCTCGTAAAAATGGCACCTATGATTTTTCATCATCTTTTGCTCCCATAAAACCCTATATCGCTTCAGCAGATCTGGCCATTGGAAATTTAGAAACCACCTTTTCAGGTGCAAAGAAGAAATATAGTAACTACCCAGCTTTTAATACACCTGAACAATTAGGCCTTACCCTTAAAAACATTGGCTTTGACATCCTCTCAACAGCTAATAATCATTCTTTAGATAAAAGAAATTATGGGATTTTACATACACTTGATGAATTGGACAAGCTAGGAATAAAACATACAGGAACATTTAGAAATAAACAAGAAAGAGATACTCTTTTAATCGAAAACATGAAAGATATTAAAATAGCTTTTATGAGCTATACTTACGGAACAAATGGTATTCCTATCCCTAAAGAAAATCCTTTTGCTATCAATTTGATCAACAAAGAAAAAATTCTTGAAGATATTCAAAAAGCTAAAAATGAAAATGTTGATTGTATGGTTTTTAGTCTTCATTTGGGACAAGAATATAAAAGAAAACAAAACAAATATCAAGAAGAATTAGTAGACTTCTTATTTAAAAATGGTGTAGATATTGTTTTAGGAGGACATCCTCATGTGATCCAGCCTGCCAAGATCAAAGAAGTCACAACCATTGACGGAGAGAAAAAGAAATGCTTTGTGATTTATTCTCAAGGAAATTTTTTCGCTGACCAAAAGAAAAAATACACCTATAGTGGGCTGATCACATTAATAGACATTACCAAAAATTTTGAAACCCATAAAACAGAAATTGCTCATATTTCTTTTGTTCCTACTTGGGTAGATAAATCTCGCACCAAGAAAGGATTAGACTTTAGAATTTTACCTGTAGAAGAAGCTATAGCAGATTATGAACAAAAGAAAGATCCAATGCTTAATTCAAGGGATTATAAAAGATTAAAGGAAGTTTTAGTAGAAACAAAGGCTCAAATATTTTAA
- the uvrC gene encoding excinuclease ABC subunit UvrC — translation MFDIKEQLKKLPQTPGVYLMKSESGEIIYVGKAISLKNRVRQYFQSQKNKPPKVQAMVANIAEFEYILTDSEVEALILEANLIKKYQPKYNVLLRDDKQYPYIKVTLGEKYPRIFKTRKVIKDKARYFGPYIYVGAVNHTIEMLKKFYPLRTCNKKLQKNNDRPCLNYHIGRCLGPCSGNVDHETYMKMIDEILLFLSGKYEDLVKRIEGKMKEAASKMHFEKAAEYRDQISAIHSIMEKQKIISSSDIDQDLIAMARGVEDVCVMVFFIRGGKLMGREHYMLRASEEDTRGEIISAFIKQFYAGTALVPKEILLEDEAEDLALIEKWLSAKKESKVTLKLPKRGEKKGLLQLVHKNAVETLEQFREKLIKDREKREGAIKSLGEYLGLKKAPLRIESFDISNTQGVDSVASMVVFENGKPKYSDYRRFKIKTIEGPNDYGSMQEVIYRRFKRGLEEQEKLKEKGILDETGKFSKFPDLILIDGGVGHVNASLEVLNALGVNIPTAGMVKDDHHKTKDLLYKGKELYIQNNKNVFQLIGRIQEETHRFAITYHKSLRGKTLVQSVLEEIPGVGEKRRIELLKHFGSIDKIKKASIEELSQVKGMNKKAAEGIKDYFVKKENENKDKKE, via the coding sequence ATGTTTGATATAAAAGAACAACTAAAGAAATTACCACAAACCCCTGGGGTTTATCTGATGAAAAGTGAATCAGGAGAAATTATTTATGTAGGAAAGGCTATTAGCTTAAAAAATAGGGTACGTCAATATTTTCAGTCTCAGAAAAATAAACCTCCAAAGGTACAGGCTATGGTAGCCAATATTGCTGAGTTTGAATACATCTTAACAGATTCAGAGGTGGAGGCATTAATTCTTGAAGCCAATCTTATAAAAAAGTATCAACCAAAGTATAATGTACTTCTTCGAGATGATAAGCAGTATCCATATATAAAGGTGACTTTAGGAGAGAAGTATCCACGTATATTCAAAACAAGGAAGGTCATAAAGGATAAAGCAAGATATTTTGGCCCTTATATTTATGTAGGAGCAGTGAATCATACCATTGAAATGCTCAAGAAGTTTTATCCTTTAAGAACTTGCAATAAAAAACTTCAAAAGAATAATGATAGACCCTGTTTAAACTACCATATTGGAAGGTGTTTAGGGCCTTGTAGTGGTAATGTTGATCATGAGACCTATATGAAAATGATTGATGAGATTCTTTTATTTTTAAGTGGAAAGTATGAAGATTTGGTAAAAAGAATAGAGGGAAAGATGAAGGAAGCAGCAAGTAAAATGCACTTTGAAAAAGCAGCTGAATATAGAGATCAAATAAGTGCCATTCATAGTATTATGGAGAAACAAAAGATCATTTCATCTTCAGATATTGATCAGGACTTAATCGCTATGGCTAGGGGCGTAGAAGATGTTTGTGTGATGGTTTTCTTTATCAGGGGAGGAAAACTAATGGGAAGAGAGCATTATATGTTAAGAGCATCAGAAGAAGATACAAGAGGAGAAATAATCAGTGCTTTTATCAAACAATTCTATGCTGGAACGGCTCTTGTACCAAAGGAGATTTTACTTGAGGATGAAGCAGAAGATTTAGCACTCATTGAAAAGTGGCTTTCTGCTAAGAAGGAATCGAAAGTAACGCTGAAACTTCCTAAGCGAGGAGAGAAAAAGGGATTACTTCAGCTTGTTCATAAAAATGCTGTGGAGACATTAGAACAATTTAGAGAAAAATTAATAAAAGATCGAGAAAAAAGAGAAGGGGCTATAAAATCATTAGGAGAATATTTAGGATTGAAAAAAGCACCCCTTAGAATAGAGAGCTTTGATATTTCTAATACCCAAGGGGTAGATTCTGTTGCTTCCATGGTTGTCTTTGAAAATGGAAAGCCAAAGTATAGTGATTATCGAAGATTTAAGATTAAAACCATAGAAGGTCCTAACGATTATGGCAGTATGCAGGAAGTCATCTATAGAAGATTTAAAAGAGGGTTAGAAGAACAAGAAAAGTTAAAGGAAAAAGGAATTTTAGATGAAACAGGAAAGTTCTCTAAGTTTCCAGATCTCATCCTTATTGATGGAGGGGTAGGGCATGTGAATGCATCTTTAGAAGTACTAAATGCACTAGGGGTAAATATTCCTACTGCAGGGATGGTAAAGGATGATCATCATAAGACCAAAGATTTACTTTATAAGGGTAAAGAATTATATATTCAAAATAATAAAAATGTCTTTCAATTGATTGGAAGAATTCAAGAAGAGACCCATCGATTTGCTATTACTTATCATAAGAGTTTGAGGGGAAAAACCCTTGTTCAGTCAGTATTAGAGGAAATACCAGGAGTGGGAGAAAAGAGAAGAATTGAATTATTAAAGCATTTTGGGTCTATAGATAAAATTAAAAAGGCTTCTATAGAGGAATTAAGTCAAGTGAAAGGAATGAATAAAAAAGCAGCAGAAGGGATAAAAGATTATTTTGTGAAAAAGGAGAATGAAAATAAGGATAAGAAGGAGTAG
- a CDS encoding HAMP domain-containing sensor histidine kinase: MKTKSVKFRLVASFMVTILIFAFIMAFFLIQAFKKYYYEDVYKTLEASANNWISGMTRSKSDESMTLDAFMKIGKKDIRKIEEIYWFETKNGNLIRKSNDKIKSHFTESILENIEESIKNQTEPVKRYEMKVKDRTLFFVIAKYENNSENIKILSNLNNVDLIKNVNNKNQISNIKNTIKDSKNEKDIANIKKDTKTPFVLNVNKVYPVWFYRGFLKWKTEDETFIEKLHFEVAIVFILVIITMFFISIYLSRFLTKPLLELKNSVKNISNRKLDRPIEITRDDEIGFLANAIEEMRKELLKYDEDQRFKLHAISHELKTPIMSVKSYLEALKNGLYPKGTLESSLEVIDEECSRLETLVYNLLYIQRLDYLDTEIKSRKKINLKDTIEGSMRTFSIQLKTLEVEMDIDEVWMDGDDEQLKMILQNLLSNQVRYAKTRIKIGLTQDHEKIYLNFYNDGEKIENPEMIFELFKKGKNGKTGMGLYIVKRLLKMNKGKIVAINEEHGVSFQIEISKD, encoded by the coding sequence ATGAAGACTAAATCAGTAAAATTTCGATTAGTGGCTTCTTTTATGGTTACTATTTTAATTTTTGCATTTATTATGGCATTTTTTTTGATACAAGCTTTTAAAAAATATTATTATGAAGATGTATATAAAACATTAGAAGCAAGTGCCAATAACTGGATTAGTGGAATGACTAGAAGTAAATCAGATGAAAGTATGACTTTAGATGCATTTATGAAAATTGGGAAAAAAGATATCAGAAAGATCGAAGAAATCTATTGGTTTGAAACAAAGAATGGGAATCTTATTAGAAAATCAAATGACAAAATTAAAAGTCATTTTACAGAAAGTATTTTAGAAAATATAGAAGAATCAATAAAAAATCAAACTGAACCAGTAAAAAGGTATGAGATGAAGGTAAAAGATCGAACCCTTTTTTTTGTTATAGCAAAGTATGAAAATAATTCAGAAAATATAAAAATTCTTAGCAACTTAAATAATGTAGATCTTATAAAAAACGTTAATAATAAAAATCAAATAAGCAATATAAAAAATACTATAAAAGATTCAAAAAATGAAAAGGATATAGCAAATATTAAGAAAGATACAAAGACTCCGTTTGTTTTAAATGTAAATAAAGTTTATCCTGTGTGGTTTTATAGAGGATTTTTAAAATGGAAAACAGAGGATGAAACCTTTATAGAAAAATTGCATTTTGAAGTAGCAATCGTTTTTATTTTAGTGATTATTACCATGTTTTTTATTTCTATATATTTATCGCGATTTTTAACAAAACCTTTATTGGAATTAAAAAATTCTGTTAAAAACATTTCTAATAGAAAATTAGATAGGCCCATAGAAATCACTAGAGATGATGAAATAGGATTTTTAGCCAATGCCATTGAAGAAATGAGAAAAGAACTATTAAAGTATGATGAAGATCAAAGATTTAAATTACATGCTATATCCCATGAATTAAAAACACCTATCATGTCCGTGAAAAGTTATCTTGAAGCTTTAAAAAATGGACTTTATCCCAAGGGAACCTTAGAATCTTCCCTAGAGGTGATAGATGAAGAATGTAGTAGACTAGAGACTTTGGTTTATAACCTATTATATATTCAAAGACTAGATTATTTAGATACGGAAATAAAGAGTAGAAAGAAAATCAATTTAAAAGACACAATAGAAGGATCCATGAGAACCTTTTCTATACAATTAAAAACTTTAGAGGTAGAAATGGATATAGATGAAGTTTGGATGGACGGAGATGATGAACAATTAAAAATGATTCTTCAAAATCTTTTAAGTAATCAAGTGAGATATGCAAAAACTAGGATAAAAATAGGTTTAACACAAGATCATGAAAAGATTTATTTGAACTTTTATAATGATGGGGAAAAAATTGAAAATCCAGAAATGATATTTGAATTATTTAAAAAAGGAAAAAATGGTAAGACTGGGATGGGACTATATATCGTGAAAAGACTTTTAAAAATGAATAAAGGGAAAATAGTTGCCATCAATGAAGAACATGGCGTATCCTTTCAAATAGAGATAAGTAAAGATTAA
- a CDS encoding methyl-accepting chemotaxis protein produces MKKKQKNRGSIANRITLLAFISIVGIFMISGILNYQSVRENMVSAIEEKIQLNTMVVEKNISDIFESTAMITDQMSKNKELVDYLKEVQTRSDIKTHKDFNRVVDTLADIKKSNSYIGSAWIANDAASFYTDEDGEISDENYNTSEKEWQHMAKSSQHVIFSKPYEDDDTHELVITSVEAIRENNQIVGYVALDMFLSDIPQVMKEYVIGQKGKNIIIAEDGTYIYSDDTDKILENKITDDPQLKEIGVKMINGEYSIEKCNIKGEDYYIGYAPIELNGWSVGVMVDQDEILSHLKDILMRLSSIYLIGACLLCALIYLAIKRNVKAVTAVTEHAEMLAKGDFTKDVEEEFLKRNDELGRLAKSFKIMMGNIQSLLGDVMHSSEQLVTSSEHLSNTSQQVSNASEMVGCAVDEIAKGATHQAQDTEKGSENAIYLGELIGENKIHMNDLNHASNQVNELIDEGMMIVEELKEKTQINAESSKSIYEHIQKTNDSAGKIGNVSQIIASIAEQTNLLALNAAIEAARAGEAGKGFAVVAEEIRKLAEQSTNSTKEIDTGVQELINDAQTSVEIMNHVTETVASQVESVEKTFDQYKMITKAVHVIEKAIEDINVSSENMENQKKKIVDTMQNLSAIAEENAAGTQEAAASIEEQIASIEEVSNSSQELASLAEELKKAIHMFKI; encoded by the coding sequence ATGAAAAAGAAACAAAAAAACAGAGGTAGTATAGCAAATAGAATCACATTATTAGCTTTTATTTCTATCGTAGGTATTTTTATGATAAGTGGTATATTAAATTATCAGAGTGTTAGGGAGAATATGGTTTCAGCAATTGAAGAAAAAATACAATTGAATACAATGGTTGTTGAAAAAAATATTTCAGATATATTTGAAAGTACGGCTATGATTACAGACCAAATGTCTAAAAATAAAGAGTTGGTAGATTATTTAAAAGAAGTTCAGACCCGTTCAGATATAAAAACACATAAAGATTTTAACCGTGTGGTAGATACACTAGCAGACATAAAAAAGAGCAATTCTTATATAGGCTCTGCATGGATTGCAAATGACGCAGCCAGCTTTTATACAGATGAAGATGGTGAGATTTCTGATGAAAATTATAATACAAGCGAAAAAGAATGGCAACATATGGCAAAATCTTCACAGCATGTTATTTTCTCAAAGCCCTATGAAGATGATGACACTCATGAGCTTGTTATAACAAGTGTAGAAGCTATTAGGGAAAATAATCAGATCGTAGGGTATGTGGCATTAGATATGTTTTTAAGTGATATTCCTCAAGTGATGAAAGAATATGTTATTGGACAAAAGGGGAAAAATATAATCATTGCAGAGGATGGAACTTACATTTATTCAGATGATACGGATAAGATTCTTGAAAATAAAATAACGGATGATCCACAGCTAAAAGAAATAGGTGTGAAGATGATCAATGGAGAATATAGTATTGAAAAATGCAATATAAAGGGTGAAGATTATTATATAGGATATGCTCCTATTGAGTTAAATGGCTGGTCCGTTGGTGTTATGGTGGATCAAGATGAGATACTTAGTCATTTAAAAGACATCTTAATGAGACTTAGCAGTATTTATTTAATAGGTGCTTGTTTATTATGTGCTTTAATCTATTTAGCTATAAAGCGTAATGTAAAAGCTGTTACAGCAGTTACAGAGCATGCAGAAATGTTAGCAAAAGGGGATTTTACAAAAGATGTAGAAGAGGAATTTTTAAAGAGAAATGATGAACTGGGTAGATTGGCAAAATCCTTTAAGATTATGATGGGGAATATTCAATCCCTATTGGGAGATGTGATGCATTCTTCAGAACAGTTAGTCACATCCTCTGAACATCTTTCAAATACATCACAACAAGTATCTAATGCTTCAGAGATGGTAGGCTGTGCAGTTGATGAAATTGCTAAAGGAGCTACACATCAAGCACAGGATACGGAAAAAGGGTCTGAGAATGCAATTTATTTAGGAGAGCTGATTGGAGAGAACAAAATACATATGAATGATTTGAATCATGCGTCTAATCAGGTAAATGAACTTATTGATGAAGGGATGATGATTGTAGAAGAGTTAAAAGAGAAAACTCAGATCAATGCAGAATCATCAAAAAGTATTTATGAACATATTCAGAAAACAAATGATAGTGCAGGAAAGATTGGAAATGTTAGTCAAATTATTGCAAGTATAGCAGAACAAACGAATTTGTTGGCTCTTAATGCAGCTATTGAAGCAGCTCGTGCAGGGGAAGCAGGGAAAGGCTTTGCAGTTGTAGCCGAAGAGATTCGAAAGCTTGCAGAACAATCTACGAATTCAACAAAAGAAATAGATACGGGTGTTCAGGAATTGATCAATGATGCCCAAACATCTGTAGAAATAATGAATCATGTTACAGAAACAGTAGCGTCTCAAGTAGAAAGTGTTGAAAAAACATTTGACCAATATAAAATGATTACAAAGGCAGTTCATGTGATAGAAAAAGCTATAGAGGATATTAATGTTTCAAGTGAGAATATGGAAAATCAGAAGAAAAAGATTGTTGATACGATGCAAAACTTATCTGCAATTGCAGAGGAAAATGCTGCAGGGACACAAGAAGCAGCAGCATCTATAGAGGAGCAGATTGCATCTATAGAAGAAGTTTCTAATTCAAGTCAAGAACTGGCATCTTTAGCAGAAGAACTAAAAAAAGCCATTCATATGTTTAAAATATAA
- the hprK gene encoding HPr(Ser) kinase/phosphatase: MAFVTIDELVKDLKLEVLHRPEKEEINITVADINRPGLQLAGFYEYFAYERIQVVGKVEWTYYDSVCSEVRKKRSEKLFSHPVPCLVMARDLEVHNECLEAAKKFNRPLLRTKVNTTKFITQLTNYLEDKLAPVITRHGVLVDVYGIGIFLTGESGIGKSETALELIKRGHRLVADDAVQIKKKDNNTLEGSAPELTKHFMELRGIGILDIQHLYGVGAVRDNKMIELVIEMENWKQGKAYDRLGMDEEFMEILDVDVYKITIPIKPGRNLAMIIEAAARNHRQKRMGYNAAEILNDRLMKNAMK; encoded by the coding sequence ATGGCGTTTGTAACGATTGATGAATTAGTTAAAGATTTAAAGTTAGAGGTACTCCACAGACCAGAAAAAGAAGAAATAAATATAACTGTGGCAGATATCAATAGACCAGGGCTTCAATTAGCAGGATTTTATGAATATTTTGCTTATGAAAGAATACAAGTAGTAGGGAAGGTAGAATGGACTTATTATGATAGTGTTTGTTCTGAAGTAAGAAAAAAAAGATCAGAAAAATTGTTTTCTCATCCTGTACCTTGCTTAGTTATGGCAAGAGATTTAGAAGTTCATAATGAATGCTTGGAGGCGGCTAAAAAATTTAACAGACCTCTTCTTAGAACAAAAGTGAATACAACAAAATTTATAACTCAGCTTACAAATTACCTAGAAGATAAGCTAGCACCTGTCATTACAAGACATGGGGTATTAGTAGATGTATATGGAATAGGTATATTCCTTACTGGGGAAAGTGGAATTGGAAAAAGTGAAACAGCACTAGAATTAATTAAGAGGGGACATAGACTCGTAGCAGATGATGCTGTACAAATTAAGAAAAAAGATAATAATACCCTAGAAGGAAGTGCGCCAGAATTAACAAAACATTTTATGGAGCTTAGAGGGATTGGTATATTAGATATTCAACATCTATATGGTGTAGGTGCAGTAAGGGATAACAAAATGATTGAACTAGTTATAGAAATGGAAAACTGGAAACAGGGCAAGGCGTATGACCGATTAGGAATGGATGAAGAATTTATGGAGATTCTTGATGTGGATGTTTACAAAATAACCATACCCATCAAACCAGGAAGAAATTTAGCCATGATTATAGAAGCAGCAGCTAGAAATCACAGACAGAAGAGAATGGGATATAATGCTGCAGAAATATTGAATGATCGATTGATGAAAAATGCAATGAAGTAG